The Culex quinquefasciatus strain JHB chromosome 2, VPISU_Cqui_1.0_pri_paternal, whole genome shotgun sequence genome contains the following window.
actttcatttttttgatttttgtcacaCCTGGATCCACTGTGCGACGGCCCAGACTTTGCTGCTTGGGAAGTCCTTGCGGCTTTTGAGGTCGTCCTAGACTTACTAGTTCCTGTTCCTTAGTTTGGTCCTTCAgtacttgaatattttttttacgttaTTCTCAAGCGATTGAGTTCGTATTCCCTTCAGTTAATTTTGCAACTTGACTGCTTGAAAGTTTGAAGATTAATGattccaaaaaagtttttcttttgctAATTCAATATATCATAGCTTCCCAGTCACGAAGTTCCAgcggattctagcagagttcttacagagctggatattcttacagcattctagcagaaatgttctaccgctctagcaggattctgacagaatcagatctgctagaatatttcgtgattgggttactttgaatttttaaaaagaactaAATTTTTCAGAGAAGTTCCTTGaggtattttattattattatttttttttttcattgtctaGGTAACTAAGATAAGTTTTGGTTTGTAAGAGATAGAGGGAATTTGCCTagcattatttgaaatttaaattaacatttgATAAGCAAATGTCGttctgaatttatttgattagTATTGCTGTTTTTGGCTGAATTCTCATAAATTTCTGGTCGttatatttgaacaaacccatttctattttttatccGACGAAGGTAGACATTTTAAGAAAGATTTAATTGACTCAAATCATCCTCCCTtactgtttttttcttttgatttttttctttttttttctctatatcgttttttaatgtttctaattcttgttttaatttttttattccttttggCCTTTAGAAATTAGTTCTGCTCTCCATAAATTCTCACTCTAAGAGTATTAggcatttcattttttgactgatttgaTTGCCTTTCCCcattgagaattttggctcgagcctcgactcgattcatgctcgatctcgagccagatcgcctcgagccaaaattctcagtgggtcataacttttgatggggttgtcagatcttcaatcgcattagaaaggtctttcagatacctttctaacaatatatatcATGACGAGTttgcttacaaaaaccaccttttTCACAATCTTTGGAAACTTagctaaaatagttttttaggaTAAGTTTTGAAGTACTCtttaaaacttcataatattaactagggtcttgtgggaccccaagacggatcgaatgagaccaaaacggtccaaatcggttcagccagtccgaagataatcgtgtgcatatttttcggtgcacggacttacagacatacacagaaaaaaatccgatggtaaaatcgcatcaaaaagcatgcacatcacctttgtgaaaaaaaaacgtttaaaattaCATCCATGAATGTACAcccaaaaatgtgtaatattacacagagcCCATTTTTGGGGTAGATATCGAATTGGTTTCTACCTAGAAATGTCAtgtcaaacataaacaaacgaaATTTTTATCCTCGATCTTATTTATTGATTATAATTTTCTCTTAAACTTAATTAGTTAGATAgtgtctttttaaattttgatgattttttcactCAATGCTCTTTTGCGCGAAGTGGTTTCCGATTTAATCCTTGTCGCATTCAAGAAACTGGCCGTCCAACTCGCGAACGATTTGATGCTGCTGCTCGGCTGGAATGCTTTTTGGGGCCATCGATGGCAGCTGGGGATGAAGGTTTGCTTCTGTTCGGGCGAAGTACTTCTGGGTGACATAATTGTCGAACTCGAACGCACCGTTTCCCATTACAGAATTTGATGGACGAACCGAGATCCGTGCTGATCCTGGACAAAAAACAACACGATGTGGATGGTGTAATCGCGCAGCAGAGACCGTCCTGAGGATCAACAACCACATTCGAAGCCGCGGCTGCTACATGCTGCATCATCGATTCTTTCAGCCGCTCCGCGATGTCGGCCAGCGTCACGCCGTGAATTATCTGCAGCACCAGGTAAATCTTGGTCGCGTTGCCCACGTTCCCGAGGTAGAACGAGTTGCGCGAGATGGCTTCGAAGCAGGTCTGGCACTTTTCGAACAGCAATCGCAGCCGGCCAGGATGATCAGCGTGCCCTCGTGTTTGGTCGTGACAAGAAAAAAGCAAGTCAAAATCTGGGTTGACGCGAAGGCCACGTTTAACGCTTACTTGTGCTTCCAGGTACCGGCCTCCTTTGAATATGATCTCTTCGGCGATGTCCTGCGACGTTTCCGGGGCAACGCCGGCCATCTCCACGTAGCCCTTGACGACGAGGTTGACGCCACAGTTGCCGAACACCAGCTGTAATTTGTAGCAACTGGAATCACGGAAAGAAGTCTCTTACATTCATCGCGACCTGCGTATCTACAAACGCACGAGAACGTCACGTCCGTCATCTCGATCTCGTTCGATGGCATGTCATTACCTTTGCGCCGCCTCCTGGAAGTGTCCCGAGTTAACGCCACCGTTACCGGGCAGTTCAGCAGGTGTGATTTTGAGACGCACCGGCGAAAAGATATCCAGATCTAGCGTTGACACGTCGCCGGAACCGTTGATTTTTCGCTTGCGCTTCGGCAATGGCGTGCTCGCAATGTCCTTAATGGCGGCTATCGCGGCCTTGGCCTTGTTGTTGATGACGCGCGCCTTGAGCGTTGAAGCGACCTAGAACAATATCAaggtttaaattaaattaaaattgaaataaaaaacaatcaaaacctAATCCGGATTCAACTTGATGGACAGTGAGGCACGTACTTTTTTCTTGGCGGCGgactttgtcgtcgtcgtcgtctcggCCGATTCAGCGCACCCAGCTTCGTCGTGTTGTTCATGCTCTCGTCCAACTTGCGGTCCTTACTCTTGTCGTTTTTCGCCTCGCCCAGCTTGTTAAACTAGACGTCTGGATCGGGACGGTGGTCTACTTCGCCCGTGAACAGATGTTGCCACGGGGTTGGCGACTAAGTTCCCGATCTGCTGGACCGCTGTCTTGAAGCCGGCCACTTGCATGACGACAGCAGCTTTTCCTTGAACTCGCGGTACGTTGAAAGGCGAAGGGAAGTACACAGCCACCGCGCGTGCTGCGGTCCGGATAGCTTGATGACACCCGGGATGAGGTTGAGCGCGTTGACGATCTGACCGCAGTTGAGTTTGCAACGCCCAAGGTTGCTGCGATGGGCGGTTTGTTGAAGCTGACAAAGTCGATCTGTGTGCGTTTTTGATGATCGGAGTCAGGTGCATCCAGAGAGACTCTGGAATTTCTCTAAGTTGCTCACTGGTCCAGTTGGCGGATCAGCATCATTACAAtagtattgcttattgcgagataaaatcacgtttctccatcgctgtgattgacaggagattattgccgcctaactaccgcagagtaaaaatcagcaagttgaactgaaattatgCGTTGATTTGgttgtcaacttggtttgttttgaatattttccaaaaagtcagctgaaaactcaaggcaacctttgacaactgccaaaaatttgttctgcggttgtcatgcggctgtcatgcgaccgttatcttgcggtcgtatcaccgcgcgtgaactctaattattaacgcccgcaATAATATTGATCTGGCCAAAGATGGGTAGCAGCAACAGGTTTTTTTGTGTGGGATATTTCAACCATGGAAGGAGGTTGCGTATCGGCGCAGATTCTTCACGGAAACAGAGCGGGTTTCTTGGCGGGTTTCGTCCGGGAGTTGGAACACGAACGCTTGGGATACATTGTCCAGGATCAGTGATAGTAGCTGGACGCCTGACACGGCTGCCGTGATCTGGCAGGATGACATGCTGAGGAACACGAAAAGAGAGGAAATGCAGAACAGCAGCACGGACAGGATCAGCGGGTCGTTGGAGTTGGAGAGGTATTTGAGCAATTCCTCGATCAAGTAAAGTTCGGCTGCGACGGATGACCGCTCGGTCACCATGAGAATTTGCGAGAGGACACCCTCGAGCACGTTGACCAACGCGTCCCACTCGAAGTTAACCGGATCGGTCACCGTGCATGGCGGTAGGTTCCTTTGCATTCGCTCGTTATAGGCTCCAGTTTCAAGCGACGGTGGTTCcggttttgatcattttgcacAACTTTTATTTGCGTAAAAGTTTCTTTTTCAATTGTCGGAAGAAGTAAACATTTGAAACTAACCATTTTTGACAGCTAGAATTGAGGCGCTAACCGCACTAGTGAtattaaacataaattttcgtgaaattacacatttcgAGTGTATACAGTGTTAGACAAAAATCGCAGCGGCGTTCCATgatatttgtgtaatattacaccgaAATAATTACACGACACGCTTTTACATGCACGcattttacttctttttttgctgtgtacacacgcacagatatttgctcagaatttgattctgagtcgataggtatacgtgaaggtgggtctacgaggtcgaataaagatgttcatttttcgagtgactttatagcctttcctcattgaggtgaggaaggcaaatacTTTGGGCAATGTTCAACAGTTTGTAAAAAAGAGTGAAACATTTAGTTGTGAATTTCGATATCGATTATCATACCGGGATGATAAAGTTGTTGAAAACAAAGTAAATATATTAGCAAGCAGGATCTCTCAAAACTCAGTACTGTATTTACGAAACTACAATAAACCAAAGAAATAAACTGGATTTAATTGGTTTGAAGAAATTGCAATTCTGTGAAAAGGGGGAAGTAAGagttctaaaatactaaatagttttccaaaatcaaaaaaaaaaaaaaaaaaaactgggccAACCAGATCCACGAGATTATTTCGAAATGTAGCTTTCAATAAATGCATTTTCTTCatgtttaatatttattttaagaaaataaaaaaaatgtaaaaaacattagcatgaattgcaaaaattcaatttttataacTTATTTTAAGTCAAGGTCAATTTGCtaaattataaattcaaaatttgtgccACGAAAAAAAACTGCTCCTTCAGCAATTTGCACCGAACTGCCGAACGCATCAAAGCATGACAACCGAAAAGTGAGTTCAACAGTCAACAGTGCTTTGAGTAAGCAATCGGACGTGCTTTAATTTGGGGCGGTGGTTAGCTGCAAAGTGCTAATTGGCGGAATTTCAGTGTTAATTTTATTAGAGTCACTTGACTTTGGTTTGCTGTGCAATTTTTAAACATCTTAGTTCactaaaataaatttagttgaCATTTCTTAAATCCCTAGTTGTCTGTTTGCAAATCCGCAAAGCTGTTGCTGATAGTCCAGCAATACatttatttgattaattttacaacaCTGTTGTCGCCATTACCACTTATCAGCTCACCGTAAAACCACATGTTGTATGTCGTTTGATTGAATACCCTGCTTCGCGATCTGCCTCGATCCGTTATCAGTGACGACTCAACGGCGCTTCGGGTTCTAATCGTGAGCGCGCAGCAATTGAATGATTTGTGATTAGTACTCAAACGGAGGTGGCGCGTTCTAGTTCGGCTTTTTCGAGCGTACCGGGATGGACCAACTGTGCAAATATGTTTCGATTCGACAGCCCGAAAGTAATCGGGCATTGGGTTTGGAGACGGAGTCGGAGTACCGCCAGCGATGGATCTCGATTCGGGTGATCTACTTTACCGCGTTCGTCGTTTACATCGCGTTTTGTTGCGTGGCGACTTCACTGTGGCCGTACCTGAATACTGTAAGGGTTTGAAGTGCTTATTCGTTTGCTGAAGTGATAACTTGATAATCTCTTGCAGCTTGATCCAGACGCCCCAAAGCAGTTCCTGTTTTACCTGTTTGCCATCCCATCACTGATGCAACTCGTGCTGAGTCCACTGTTTGGCTACTGGACCAACAGAGCGTCCTCAATCCGCCTGCCGATGATGTTGGTGATTGTCTTTCTGATCGTTGGTCAAGTTCTGTACGCGGTGATCGAAGAAATTCCAAACAACCGAAAGTATGCCCTGCTGGCGTCACGTGCCCTCGTCGGAGCGTCCACGGTGGCATGTACGCTCTACCGGGCGTACATCTCGGCGGCCACGACCGTCGCGGAACGGACCAAAACCACCTCGTACATGGCCCTAGCGCAAACCCTGGGACTCGTCGGCGGTTCCGCGGTTCAGCCGACCTTTGCCGGGATCGGTGAGGAGGGTTTCCAAGTGCTCGGGTTCCGGGTCAACATGTACACCAGCGTGGGCTGGTTCTGCGCAGCGCTCGGAGTGATCAATCTGGTGCTGATGCTGCCCTGGTTCTTCCGGGATCATAATATTGCGGTTAAGGAAGCGATGTCTGGGAATGCCGGATTGGCGGACGGGAAGAGAGCATGGCAGACGATGGAGCTGAGGTATTTGCCAATTGGGTTGATGCTGGTGGCGTTTGCGCTGCTGATGTTCGCGTACGCGGCGCTGCAAACGTAAGTATACAAAGTGGTGggaaaatttgcttattttacaTGAT
Protein-coding sequences here:
- the LOC6051196 gene encoding major facilitator superfamily domain-containing protein 8 isoform X1, with the translated sequence MDQLCKYVSIRQPESNRALGLETESEYRQRWISIRVIYFTAFVVYIAFCCVATSLWPYLNTLDPDAPKQFLFYLFAIPSLMQLVLSPLFGYWTNRASSIRLPMMLVIVFLIVGQVLYAVIEEIPNNRKYALLASRALVGASTVACTLYRAYISAATTVAERTKTTSYMALAQTLGLVGGSAVQPTFAGIGEEGFQVLGFRVNMYTSVGWFCAALGVINLVLMLPWFFRDHNIAVKEAMSGNAGLADGKRAWQTMELRYLPIGLMLVAFALLMFAYAALQTLLSPIALDQFNWTNEESLFYLGILMTAGALISCILFLMLDPLCKRFSETNVLVYGAMLALFVSQLVMIPVGSEPITAFLENSGNSTGNGTALGCPPTQEWCSSIPPIGKVQFTISYTLLCISFSIGTTLSQAVFSKLLGPRPQGTWMALLTCAGSAARILGPGAVTVYVLSGTYWTFGGGSVLTGLVFVWMWVYRNRLQPVVVVKPSTAEEMKVLNPSKLVQ